A stretch of [Clostridium] innocuum DNA encodes these proteins:
- a CDS encoding TRAP transporter small permease, whose translation MKIIRWLDDNLEEALLIALLVTMTLLMGLQVFSRYILNASLSWSEELTRYLFIWSGFLSISYCIKKWISIKIDQVILMFPKPVYVVAQLVLNVILFALFAFLAWHAVTYLQMSIASAQKSPALGLPMPFVQSAPLVGFTLAAVRALQQIVLEIGNIRYFITCGKIKERGE comes from the coding sequence CTGCTGATTGCACTGCTGGTGACGATGACGCTGCTTATGGGCCTTCAGGTGTTCAGCCGTTACATACTAAACGCGTCGCTGAGCTGGTCTGAGGAGCTGACACGCTATCTCTTTATCTGGAGCGGATTTTTAAGCATCAGCTACTGCATCAAAAAGTGGATTTCCATAAAAATTGATCAGGTCATTCTCATGTTTCCCAAGCCGGTGTATGTCGTTGCACAGCTGGTGTTAAATGTGATCCTGTTTGCGCTGTTTGCGTTTCTGGCATGGCATGCGGTTACCTATTTGCAAATGAGTATTGCAAGTGCGCAGAAGTCACCTGCACTGGGACTGCCGATGCCCTTTGTACAGTCGGCTCCGCTGGTAGGCTTCACGCTTGCCGCCGTTCGCGCCCTCCAGCAGATCGTGCTGGAAATCGGTAATATCCGCTATTTCATTACCTGCGGAAAAATTAAGGAAAGAGGGGAGTAA